The following are from one region of the Phormidium sp. PBR-2020 genome:
- a CDS encoding CHAT domain-containing protein, translating to MKFFKWLKRFISALQSYLSDASLSDKSESWETLNEQILQLYQQGQYAAAIPLGQRAVKLARKQWGNQHPNLAASLNNLALLYGSQGRYSETEPLVKEALTIDRIALPDNHVDIAINLNNLAGLYQYQGRYRKAEPLFQEALTLVRIALPQNHPHLAINLNNLALLHGTQGRYSEAEPLHQEALTIDRIALPDNHPQLARHLNNLALLYQYQERYREAEPLVKEALTIDRIALPDSHPQLANHLNNLAELYSFQGRYQEAEPLHQEALAIVRIALPNNHPQLAAHLNNLARLYQSQGRYTEAEPLHQEALTIDRIALPDNHPDLATDLNDLALLYQSQGRYTKAEPLFQEAVNIIRIALPETHPGLAIHLNNLAGLYESQGRYQEALEQFQASLESEQLRLRYIFSTSSDRERREYIQSNPTTYYRFLTLVWQQFPDDPQAVGLALDAVLRRKALTTAALAAQSAAIHSGRYPEAVQSLFQRWKDAHEEIREQLFQVLPSLPNESSQQYQQRLKERRDEVNRLQQHAETLEKQLAQEIPELQLNQENVNRQVIADQLPEGSALVEFVRFKRYDFDAPKGEKWQEDRYLAFVVMAHQPERVKLVDLGEAEPLDTLITRFRSYVVSPVDNLGVRHKATSVPAASPTQRLEDILCQPLIQALDSASHWFLAPDSTLNLLPFQILPLDTRRYLGDKYGISYLSAGRDLLRTDISNRPLNIRPATILADPDYNWDGKQSHPVSPLEPSQAIAKSGVETSLATLSGFGRAVGTDSFGRRVGELLRTQPYLDKEAVSYHLTDGDCPRILAVATHGFYKTAQKPYLEFVLALLTAETGGETQLFEQHPSLMNPRLLDAVDEVAQYFEDSIPPIAQKLRNFTPQIEAYIREHPPSRLDSEDAGDAMYRSGIALAGANIWNQGQPLGEGMKGVLFAQDVAGLDLWGNELSALIACQSGLGDVASGEGVFGLRRAFVVAGSKTLLMSLWSVPARATVYLMERFFHHLNAGLGRLEALVQAQGDVRTVTAGELRQSSLGREILQELKGTYEDGDCPLSSPRFWGAWVLQGDISPLAVELAELGS from the coding sequence ATGAAATTTTTTAAGTGGTTAAAAAGATTTATCTCAGCACTGCAATCCTATCTTTCAGACGCTTCACTTTCTGATAAATCTGAGAGTTGGGAAACCCTCAACGAGCAAATCCTGCAACTGTACCAACAGGGACAATACGCCGCCGCTATTCCCCTAGGGCAACGGGCAGTCAAACTGGCGCGAAAACAGTGGGGAAACCAGCATCCAAACCTGGCGGCTAGCCTCAACAACCTGGCTTTGTTGTATGGTTCTCAAGGACGATATAGCGAAACCGAACCTCTGGTAAAAGAAGCCCTGACCATCGACCGCATCGCCCTCCCCGACAACCATGTTGACATTGCCATCAATCTCAACAACCTGGCCGGGTTGTACCAGTATCAAGGGCGATATAGGAAAGCCGAACCCCTATTCCAAGAGGCCCTGACCCTCGTCCGCATCGCCTTGCCACAAAACCATCCCCACCTTGCCATCAATCTCAACAACCTGGCTTTGTTGCACGGTACTCAAGGACGATATAGCGAAGCCGAACCTCTGCACCAAGAAGCCTTGACCATCGACCGCATCGCCCTTCCCGACAACCATCCCCAACTCGCCCGCCACCTCAACAACCTGGCTTTGTTGTACCAGTATCAAGAGCGATACAGGGAAGCCGAACCCCTGGTAAAAGAAGCCCTGACCATCGACCGCATCGCCCTTCCCGACAGCCATCCCCAACTCGCCAACCACCTCAACAACCTGGCGGAGTTGTACTCCTTTCAAGGCCGATACCAAGAGGCCGAACCTCTGCACCAAGAAGCCCTAGCCATAGTCCGCATTGCCCTCCCCAACAACCATCCCCAACTCGCCGCCCACCTCAACAACCTCGCCAGGTTGTACCAGTCTCAAGGACGCTATACAGAAGCCGAACCTCTGCACCAAGAAGCCCTGACCATCGACCGCATCGCCCTCCCCGACAACCATCCTGACCTCGCTACCGACCTTAATGACCTCGCTTTGTTGTACCAGTCTCAAGGACGCTATACAAAAGCCGAACCCCTCTTCCAAGAAGCAGTAAACATCATCCGCATCGCCCTGCCCGAGACCCATCCCGGACTCGCCATCCACCTCAACAACCTGGCGGGGTTGTACGAATCTCAAGGGCGATACCAGGAAGCCTTGGAGCAGTTTCAAGCTTCCCTGGAGTCGGAACAACTGCGTCTGCGCTATATCTTCAGCACCAGTTCTGACCGGGAACGCCGGGAATATATACAATCTAATCCCACAACCTATTACAGATTCCTCACCCTAGTTTGGCAACAGTTCCCAGATGACCCCCAAGCCGTGGGGCTTGCCTTGGATGCGGTGTTGCGCCGCAAAGCCCTGACTACGGCGGCACTGGCGGCCCAGAGTGCGGCGATTCATAGTGGACGCTATCCAGAAGCGGTTCAATCCCTGTTCCAACGGTGGAAAGACGCTCATGAGGAGATTCGAGAACAACTGTTCCAGGTGCTTCCTTCCCTACCCAATGAATCATCTCAACAGTACCAACAACGCCTGAAAGAGCGTCGCGACGAGGTGAATCGACTGCAACAGCACGCCGAAACCCTGGAAAAACAACTGGCACAGGAAATCCCGGAACTGCAATTGAACCAGGAAAATGTCAATCGTCAGGTGATTGCTGACCAACTCCCGGAGGGGTCGGCATTGGTGGAGTTTGTCCGCTTCAAGCGCTATGATTTTGATGCACCGAAGGGAGAAAAATGGCAGGAAGACCGCTATCTCGCCTTTGTGGTGATGGCCCATCAACCGGAACGGGTGAAACTTGTAGATTTGGGAGAAGCGGAACCTCTCGATACCCTCATCACCAGGTTTCGCAGTTATGTTGTCAGTCCAGTAGATAACCTCGGTGTGCGTCATAAAGCTACGTCCGTTCCTGCTGCCTCACCCACTCAACGGCTAGAAGACATCCTCTGTCAACCCTTAATCCAGGCTTTAGACTCCGCCTCCCACTGGTTCCTCGCCCCGGACAGCACTCTGAATCTGCTGCCATTCCAGATTCTGCCTCTCGATACCCGTCGCTATCTCGGCGATAAATATGGTATCAGCTACCTGAGTGCCGGACGGGACCTGCTGCGCACCGACATCAGCAATCGCCCTCTCAACATCCGTCCCGCCACCATTCTCGCCGACCCGGATTATAACTGGGATGGGAAGCAGTCCCACCCCGTCTCGCCCCTCGAACCCTCCCAAGCCATTGCCAAATCGGGGGTAGAGACCAGCCTGGCCACCCTCTCTGGGTTTGGGCGGGCCGTGGGAACCGATAGTTTTGGTCGCCGCGTCGGGGAACTGCTACGCACTCAACCCTACCTGGACAAAGAGGCCGTGTCCTACCATCTCACCGACGGAGACTGTCCCCGCATTCTCGCTGTCGCCACTCACGGCTTCTATAAAACTGCCCAAAAACCTTATCTTGAGTTTGTCCTTGCTTTACTTACAGCCGAAACTGGAGGCGAAACCCAACTGTTTGAACAACATCCTTCCCTGATGAATCCTCGCCTGCTGGATGCTGTGGACGAGGTTGCTCAATATTTCGAGGACTCAATTCCCCCAATTGCCCAAAAATTACGCAATTTCACCCCCCAAATCGAAGCCTACATCCGCGAACATCCCCCCAGTCGCCTGGATTCCGAGGATGCGGGCGATGCCATGTACCGCTCGGGAATTGCTCTGGCGGGGGCGAATATCTGGAACCAGGGACAGCCCCTTGGGGAGGGAATGAAGGGGGTTCTGTTCGCCCAGGATGTGGCGGGTTTGGACTTGTGGGGTAATGAACTCAGCGCCCTGATTGCCTGCCAGTCGGGACTGGGGGATGTTGCCTCTGGGGAGGGTGTATTCGGCTTACGGCGGGCGTTTGTGGTGGCGGGGTCAAAAACGCTGTTAATGAGCCTTTGGTCGGTTCCAGCCCGGGCTACGGTCTATCTGATGGAACGGTTTTTCCACCATCTCAATGCTGGACTGGGACGGTTGGAGGCTCTAGTCCAGGCTCAGGGTGATGTGCGGACGGTGACGGCGGGGGAACTGCGCCAATCTTCGTTAGGACGGGAGATTTTGCAGGAGTTGAAGGGGACCTATGAGGATGGGGACTGTCCGTTGTCGAGTCCCCGTTTTTGGGGAGCGTGGGTGTTGCAGGGGGATATTTCGCCGTTGGCGGTGGAGTTGGCTGAGTTGGGGAGTTGA
- the fghA gene encoding S-formylglutathione hydrolase has product MTLTLNQDRRSFGGSTQFYQHFSQCCQATMRFSVYIPPQAAQYPVPILYWLSGLTCTEENFISKAGAQRLAAEYGLLLVAPDTSPRNLGLAGEDDHWDFGSGASFYVDATESPWAQHYQMYSYVTEELPALIAENFPVDATRQSIFGHSMGGHGALVCALRNPSRYQSVSAFAPITAPRSCPWGETAFRGYLGTNRETWSAYDASELVKTSAWQGPILMDQGEADSFLAEGQLLPERFEAACQQAGVDLRLRLQPGYDHSYYFIASFMEDHLRHHAEALDCL; this is encoded by the coding sequence ATGACCCTCACCCTCAACCAAGACCGTCGTTCCTTTGGCGGAAGCACTCAGTTTTATCAGCATTTCTCCCAATGCTGTCAGGCCACAATGCGGTTTTCCGTCTATATCCCCCCCCAGGCGGCCCAGTATCCGGTTCCCATTCTCTATTGGTTATCGGGGTTAACCTGTACCGAGGAGAACTTCATCAGCAAAGCCGGGGCCCAACGGCTAGCGGCGGAGTATGGTCTGCTGTTAGTGGCCCCCGATACCAGTCCCCGCAATTTGGGACTTGCAGGAGAAGATGACCATTGGGATTTTGGCAGTGGGGCCAGCTTTTACGTGGATGCAACGGAATCTCCCTGGGCCCAGCATTATCAAATGTATTCCTATGTCACCGAGGAACTCCCGGCCCTGATTGCCGAGAATTTCCCGGTGGATGCCACGCGTCAAAGTATTTTCGGTCATTCGATGGGAGGTCATGGGGCCTTAGTGTGTGCATTACGCAATCCCTCCCGTTATCAGTCGGTATCGGCGTTTGCCCCCATTACGGCCCCCAGGTCTTGTCCTTGGGGGGAGACGGCGTTTCGTGGCTACTTAGGGACAAATCGCGAAACTTGGTCGGCCTATGATGCGAGTGAGTTGGTGAAAACCTCCGCCTGGCAGGGTCCGATTTTGATGGACCAGGGGGAGGCGGATTCATTTCTAGCGGAGGGTCAGTTATTACCAGAACGTTTTGAAGCCGCTTGTCAGCAGGCGGGGGTTGACCTACGGTTACGGCTGCAACCGGGGTATGACCATAGTTACTATTTTATTGCCAGTTTCATGGAAGACCATTTACGTCATCATGCCGAAGCGTTGGATTGTCTTTAA
- a CDS encoding zinc-binding dehydrogenase, which translates to MSRLSKMQVQPFGALLRHWRRQRGWSQLELACQSEVSQRHISFLESGRSQPSRVMVLHLATVLAVPLRQQNVMLSGAGFAPIYSEHDLSAPELAPIQQAIVAMLRQQEPYPALVMDRYWTLLQANQGAQRLMGWLLGDRVIPLYTPECRQCKYCLSGKTNLCQAIRSTQGKGVMPDGTSRFSLNGEKIHHYMGTSTFANLTVLPEIAVAKIRDDAPLDKVCLIGCGVTTGVGAVINTAKVEPGSNVVVFGLGGIGLNVIQGARLVGANQIIGVDLNPAKRPLAEKFGMTHFINPNDVDDVVAAIIDLTDGGADYSFECIGNVNVMRQALECCHKGWGESVIIGVAGAGQEISTRPFQLVTGRVWRGTAFGGAKGRRDVPKIVDWYMDGKIDIDSLVTNIIPINRINEAFDLMHAGEAIRTVVTFGES; encoded by the coding sequence ATGAGTCGATTATCTAAAATGCAGGTTCAACCCTTTGGAGCGTTACTACGGCACTGGCGACGGCAACGGGGCTGGAGCCAGCTGGAGCTAGCTTGCCAGAGTGAGGTGTCCCAGCGGCATATCAGCTTTTTAGAGTCGGGGCGATCGCAGCCCAGCCGGGTCATGGTGCTACACCTGGCTACAGTGCTGGCGGTTCCTCTGCGTCAGCAAAATGTGATGCTTTCAGGGGCTGGCTTTGCGCCGATTTATTCTGAGCATGACCTGTCGGCCCCAGAACTGGCCCCGATCCAGCAGGCGATTGTGGCCATGTTGCGCCAGCAAGAGCCTTATCCAGCCCTGGTGATGGATCGCTACTGGACGCTTTTGCAGGCCAACCAGGGGGCGCAAAGACTGATGGGCTGGCTCCTGGGCGATCGCGTCATTCCCCTCTACACCCCCGAATGTCGCCAATGCAAATACTGCCTCAGCGGCAAAACCAACCTCTGCCAAGCCATTCGCAGCACCCAAGGCAAAGGCGTGATGCCTGACGGAACCAGTCGCTTCTCCCTCAACGGCGAAAAAATCCATCACTACATGGGAACCTCCACCTTCGCCAACCTGACCGTTCTCCCAGAAATCGCCGTCGCCAAAATCCGCGATGATGCACCCCTCGACAAAGTTTGTCTCATCGGTTGCGGCGTCACTACTGGGGTTGGGGCCGTCATCAACACCGCCAAAGTTGAACCGGGGTCGAATGTCGTTGTCTTTGGCTTAGGAGGAATTGGCCTCAACGTGATTCAGGGGGCCCGTTTAGTCGGGGCCAACCAAATCATCGGCGTGGACCTCAACCCTGCCAAACGACCCCTGGCCGAGAAATTTGGCATGACCCATTTTATTAACCCCAACGACGTCGACGACGTAGTGGCCGCCATTATCGACCTCACCGACGGCGGGGCCGACTATAGCTTTGAATGTATCGGCAACGTCAACGTCATGCGTCAGGCCCTCGAATGCTGTCACAAAGGCTGGGGAGAATCCGTGATTATCGGCGTCGCCGGGGCCGGCCAAGAAATTAGTACCCGTCCCTTCCAACTGGTGACCGGTCGCGTTTGGCGAGGAACCGCCTTTGGGGGGGCCAAAGGTCGCCGGGATGTCCCCAAAATTGTCGATTGGTACATGGACGGCAAAATCGACATCGACAGTCTCGTCACCAACATCATCCCCATCAACCGCATCAACGAAGCCTTCGACCTGATGCACGCCGGGGAGGCCATTCGTACCGTCGTTACCTTCGGTGAATCATGA
- a CDS encoding DUF2834 domain-containing protein has protein sequence MSNLSTSEPTQPTHPWLQGAYLGLAVAGSLLPWWFLAQFLQQSGVNLEEFFRQALANPVAIALAIDLVISTLAVFIWVWVELPRLGLSRRWWALCVIATLSIGLSCGLPLFLWLRHRHLTPSQL, from the coding sequence ATGTCGAACCTATCTACATCTGAGCCTACTCAACCGACCCACCCCTGGCTACAGGGGGCCTATCTAGGATTAGCGGTGGCAGGCTCGCTGTTGCCCTGGTGGTTTTTAGCCCAGTTCTTGCAGCAGTCTGGAGTGAACCTAGAAGAGTTTTTTCGGCAAGCGTTGGCCAATCCCGTCGCGATCGCCCTGGCCATTGATCTCGTGATCTCAACTCTGGCGGTTTTCATCTGGGTCTGGGTCGAGTTACCCCGCTTAGGCCTATCCCGCCGATGGTGGGCACTGTGTGTCATCGCCACCCTCAGCATCGGCCTCTCCTGTGGGCTGCCTCTATTTCTCTGGCTCCGCCATCGCCACCTGACTCCTTCTCAGCTCTGA
- a CDS encoding MAPEG family protein, with amino-acid sequence MAILKLWLLCTIVLAAKMWANALVQAYARFRYRQFVNPEDASLVGQLMGKPRPPATQEHPLVQRDDRCWRNDLENIPMFLLVALGYGLLGGSARWGAVYLGMFAIAQIAHTLFYLAGLQPWRFLAKSAIHLTLQISD; translated from the coding sequence ATGGCTATTCTCAAACTCTGGCTTCTCTGCACCATCGTCCTCGCGGCCAAAATGTGGGCCAATGCCCTGGTGCAGGCCTACGCACGCTTCCGCTACCGGCAGTTTGTCAATCCTGAAGATGCCAGCTTGGTGGGGCAACTGATGGGTAAGCCGCGCCCCCCGGCGACCCAGGAACACCCGTTGGTGCAGCGGGACGATCGCTGCTGGCGGAATGATTTGGAAAATATTCCGATGTTTTTGCTGGTGGCCCTAGGCTATGGGCTGTTGGGGGGGAGCGCCCGCTGGGGAGCGGTTTATTTGGGGATGTTTGCGATCGCACAGATAGCCCATACGCTGTTTTACCTGGCGGGGCTACAGCCCTGGCGGTTTTTAGCCAAATCCGCAATTCATCTCACGCTTCAAATCTCTGATTGA
- a CDS encoding transposase, whose amino-acid sequence MLKVVKIRLYPNKQQKQSLEQSFGNCRWLWNSGLNWMNQTYKETGKGLSSYDIKKKIPSLKQEHEWLKLTYSQCLQQVCINLGTAFNNFFEKRARYPRFKSKHGKQSIQYPQNVKVLENALKLPKVGEIKAVVHRPIEGKVKTVTVTKNRCDQYFASILFEDGKPNPDSSTEGKAVGVDLGLNHFAVTSDGSKFDNPRWMAKHERNLKRKQQDLSRKQKGSNNRNKARKKVAKVHNKVARCREDFLHKLSRRIVDENQVICVENLNVKGMVNNPNLAKAISQVGWGMFLTRLKYKAEQEGKIYIEVDRFFPSSKTCNVCLTQIDSLSLDVRNWTCSHCGTSHDRDLNAAINLKKEGLRLLTCGTRGKAYCPDVRPNRRGRKKSTVGQAVG is encoded by the coding sequence ATGCTCAAAGTCGTCAAAATCAGACTCTACCCAAATAAGCAGCAGAAGCAATCGCTGGAGCAATCCTTCGGCAATTGCAGATGGCTGTGGAACTCGGGTCTGAACTGGATGAACCAAACCTACAAGGAGACTGGGAAAGGACTATCTAGTTACGACATCAAGAAAAAGATTCCCAGCCTCAAACAAGAGCATGAGTGGTTAAAGCTGACCTACTCGCAGTGCCTTCAACAGGTTTGTATTAACCTGGGAACCGCTTTTAACAACTTCTTTGAGAAGCGGGCTAGGTATCCGCGATTTAAGTCCAAACACGGCAAGCAATCCATCCAGTATCCTCAAAATGTCAAGGTGTTGGAGAACGCCTTGAAGCTGCCAAAGGTTGGGGAAATTAAAGCGGTTGTTCATCGACCCATAGAGGGAAAGGTGAAAACCGTCACAGTTACCAAAAATCGCTGCGACCAGTATTTTGCTTCGATTCTCTTTGAAGATGGAAAACCCAATCCAGACTCATCCACCGAAGGAAAAGCCGTCGGCGTAGACCTTGGATTAAATCATTTTGCTGTAACGTCCGATGGGTCTAAATTTGATAACCCAAGATGGATGGCTAAACATGAGCGTAACCTGAAACGTAAGCAGCAAGACTTGTCGAGAAAACAGAAAGGCTCTAACAACCGCAATAAAGCACGAAAGAAAGTCGCTAAGGTACATAACAAAGTAGCACGTTGTCGGGAGGATTTTCTGCACAAGCTATCGCGTAGGATAGTTGACGAAAACCAAGTCATCTGTGTGGAAAACCTCAATGTCAAAGGCATGGTCAACAACCCCAACCTGGCTAAGGCAATCAGCCAAGTCGGTTGGGGAATGTTTTTGACCCGGCTAAAGTACAAAGCCGAGCAGGAAGGGAAGATCTATATTGAAGTTGATAGATTCTTCCCCTCTTCTAAAACCTGCAACGTTTGCTTGACTCAAATCGATAGTCTGTCACTAGATGTCAGAAATTGGACTTGTTCTCACTGTGGGACGAGTCACGATCGCGATCTCAATGCAGCCATCAACCTCAAAAAAGAGGGACTACGACTCTTGACCTGCGGGACGCGGGGCAAAGCCTATTGTCCAGATGTAAGACCTAACCGTAGAGGACGTAAGAAATCTACGGTTGGGCAAGCTGTTGGGTAG
- a CDS encoding TetR/AcrR family transcriptional regulator has translation MSPKLTKAEQTRRTRRAILDRARHLFATQGYAATGTEAIISKLGITRGALYHQFSDKLGVFKAVVVEAYDEITAHIRTRIEPVDTNWEQLVVGCQAFLEVAQQEELRRLVFIEAPAVLAVDTLVEIDQYGFGLLQESIQMAVAEGDLRVVDGEGFAHLVNGALNELAAWVAQSDDPQRLETAQQLIEALLIRHRS, from the coding sequence ATGTCTCCCAAGCTGACCAAAGCCGAGCAAACCCGCCGAACCCGCCGCGCCATTCTAGATCGAGCGCGACATCTGTTTGCCACCCAGGGTTATGCTGCCACCGGAACTGAGGCTATCATCAGCAAACTGGGGATTACCCGGGGGGCGCTGTATCACCAGTTCAGCGACAAACTGGGAGTATTTAAGGCGGTGGTGGTGGAAGCCTACGACGAAATCACCGCCCATATCCGCACCCGCATCGAGCCGGTGGACACCAATTGGGAGCAGCTAGTGGTCGGCTGTCAGGCCTTTTTGGAGGTAGCTCAACAGGAGGAGTTGCGGCGGCTGGTGTTTATCGAAGCGCCCGCTGTTTTGGCGGTAGATACCCTGGTCGAAATCGATCAGTATGGGTTTGGCCTGCTGCAAGAGTCGATTCAGATGGCAGTGGCTGAGGGGGATCTCAGGGTAGTGGATGGCGAAGGCTTTGCCCATTTGGTGAATGGAGCGTTGAACGAACTGGCCGCCTGGGTAGCTCAGTCAGATGATCCGCAACGGCTCGAAACTGCCCAGCAGCTCATCGAAGCGTTGTTGATTCGACATCGGAGTTAA